A genomic segment from Sorangium aterium encodes:
- a CDS encoding right-handed parallel beta-helix repeat-containing protein produces MQQLNTRHLVTLSLVAPGIGLSVLLAASPASAATYEVGRGKPHASLAEVAPRLAAGDVVLVEGDATYPGDLFFKKSGTEAQKITIRGVRVNGRRPVLSGGTNTVVFAGNHYTFEGFDITGGSGRCVFNKAHDITIRDSVVHDCAGHGILGADSESGSLTLEYVEVYACGSGDSRHPIYIATDEETRLGSVFRMRHCYVHDGNGGNNVKSRAERNEIYYNWIEGAKYHELELIGPDGQDEGLAREDSDVVGNVLVKTGQHFAVRVGGDGTGQTWGRFRFVNNTFLLAPGSRPALRMFDGIESVEMSNNVFYRRGGGGVEVYVDRSATWKTGAALISGANNWVPTGSSALPAAWTGTVQGADPGFTNLGSLDLRPASNSPLVNAGSSATPSPAGHPFPRPLAAPQSSPVRSVRAASRPLQRPVAGAIDIGAYESGSSLAALAMRTVDSDRDLGDSDSSAVEEEWNVDGDAAPSDGEAGAGDTDDVDASDADAEGNASAGDCAADGDAAGDDTAARAAACPEAAQGDADAPHDPHASACSVGGALAGGPVAGSGAFLAGAAALLGAALRRRGRRAGA; encoded by the coding sequence ATGCAGCAACTCAACACAAGGCACCTCGTCACACTCTCTCTCGTCGCGCCGGGCATCGGGCTCTCCGTGCTGCTCGCCGCCTCGCCGGCGAGCGCAGCGACGTACGAGGTGGGGCGGGGCAAGCCTCATGCGAGCCTCGCGGAGGTCGCCCCTCGCCTCGCTGCCGGGGACGTGGTCCTGGTCGAGGGCGACGCGACCTATCCGGGGGATCTGTTCTTCAAGAAGTCGGGCACCGAGGCGCAGAAGATCACGATCCGCGGCGTTCGCGTGAACGGCCGCCGCCCGGTCCTATCCGGGGGGACGAACACGGTGGTCTTCGCTGGCAATCACTATACCTTCGAAGGCTTCGACATCACCGGCGGCTCGGGCCGCTGCGTGTTCAACAAAGCGCACGACATCACGATCCGCGACTCGGTGGTGCACGATTGCGCCGGGCACGGGATCCTCGGCGCCGACTCCGAGTCGGGCTCCCTCACGCTGGAGTACGTCGAGGTCTATGCCTGCGGCTCGGGCGACAGCAGGCACCCCATCTACATCGCGACCGACGAGGAGACGCGCCTCGGCTCCGTGTTCCGCATGCGGCACTGCTATGTGCACGACGGCAATGGCGGCAACAACGTGAAGAGCCGCGCGGAGCGGAACGAGATCTATTACAACTGGATCGAGGGCGCGAAATACCACGAGCTCGAGCTGATCGGGCCGGACGGCCAGGACGAGGGGCTCGCGCGCGAGGACTCCGACGTCGTGGGCAACGTCCTCGTCAAGACCGGCCAGCACTTCGCCGTGCGCGTCGGGGGCGACGGCACGGGGCAGACGTGGGGCCGCTTCCGGTTCGTCAACAACACGTTCCTGCTCGCCCCCGGGTCGCGGCCGGCGCTCAGGATGTTCGATGGAATCGAGAGCGTCGAGATGAGCAACAACGTGTTCTATCGGCGCGGCGGCGGCGGCGTGGAGGTCTATGTCGACAGGAGCGCGACCTGGAAGACGGGAGCGGCGTTGATCTCGGGCGCGAACAACTGGGTCCCCACCGGCTCTTCGGCCCTCCCCGCGGCGTGGACAGGCACGGTGCAGGGCGCCGACCCCGGCTTCACCAACCTCGGCTCGCTGGACCTCCGCCCGGCGTCGAACAGCCCGCTCGTCAACGCCGGCTCCAGCGCGACGCCGAGCCCGGCAGGGCACCCGTTCCCGAGGCCGCTCGCCGCGCCGCAGTCCTCGCCCGTGAGGAGCGTGCGCGCGGCCAGCCGACCGCTGCAGCGGCCGGTCGCCGGCGCGATCGACATCGGGGCCTACGAGTCCGGCTCCAGCCTCGCGGCGCTCGCCATGAGGACCGTGGACAGCGATCGGGACCTCGGCGACAGCGACAGCAGCGCCGTGGAGGAAGAGTGGAACGTCGACGGGGACGCCGCCCCGAGCGACGGTGAGGCGGGCGCCGGCGACACCGACGACGTCGATGCCAGCGACGCCGACGCCGAAGGCAACGCGTCCGCCGGCGACTGCGCCGCGGACGGCGACGCGGCCGGCGACGACACCGCGGCGCGCGCCGCTGCGTGCCCCGAGGCCGCGCAGGGCGACGCGGACGCGCCGCACGACCCCCACGCCAGCGCGTGCAGCGTCGGCGGGGCGCTCGCGGGCGGGCCGGTCGCCGGCTCGGGGGCGTTCCTCGCCGGGGCGGCGGCGCTCCTCGGCGCCGCCCTCCGGCGGCGCGGTCGCCGCGCCGGGGCGTGA
- a CDS encoding vWA domain-containing protein produces the protein MKLRIHDVLALSAAAALGAAGCADSGDARGSVAAPTDPPGSVGVSQGGAQDFGLFRQILEDGEIPGPDTLDDVGFFAEHKLDYPAATCGEDVCMHGLLGIMGNMISGSPCTLIQIGMNSPVDLGAIERPPLHLVIAVDTSGSMQGDPIAYVRAGLVEMIDALQPTDRISLVRYSDAAEVVLEQAEGSDREALTEAFEGLTAQGSTNLYEGLFTAYALAERHLDPAWQNRVIFLSDGVATAGLTSPQRLVSLAAGYAEKGIGLTAVGVGAEFDVDAMRGISEVGAGNFYFLEDPKAVEEVFAEEVKTFLVPLALDVELDVAVGDGYVVRGAYGTNGWQGGERGGAVHIPSLFLAGRTSAAEPVGSGRRGGGGAILLELVPKPDQRGVEEPRAVGSLALSWRHPLTGEAHAQEVDIEAPSAPDAPPEAGYFSGDTVEKGFVMLNLFAGLKLAAQLAADADPRTARRTLEALRPNVEAWLADHPDPDVEDDLRYVDLFIENLIRAEANVQPYTPADPPNPWPAD, from the coding sequence ATGAAGCTCCGCATCCATGATGTCCTCGCGCTCAGCGCCGCCGCCGCGCTCGGCGCGGCCGGCTGCGCCGATTCCGGTGACGCTCGGGGCAGCGTCGCCGCACCGACGGATCCCCCGGGCAGCGTGGGCGTCTCCCAGGGGGGCGCGCAGGATTTCGGCCTGTTCCGGCAGATCCTCGAGGACGGCGAGATCCCCGGGCCGGACACGCTCGACGACGTCGGCTTCTTTGCCGAGCACAAGCTCGATTACCCGGCAGCGACCTGCGGCGAGGACGTGTGCATGCACGGGCTGCTCGGGATCATGGGCAACATGATCAGCGGCTCGCCCTGCACGCTCATCCAGATCGGGATGAACTCGCCCGTGGATCTCGGCGCGATCGAGCGGCCGCCGCTGCACCTCGTCATCGCCGTCGACACGAGCGGCTCGATGCAAGGCGACCCCATCGCCTACGTCAGGGCGGGGCTCGTCGAGATGATCGACGCCCTCCAGCCGACCGACCGGATCTCGCTCGTCCGGTACTCGGACGCGGCCGAGGTCGTCCTCGAGCAGGCCGAGGGCTCGGACAGGGAGGCGCTCACAGAGGCGTTCGAGGGCCTGACCGCGCAGGGGTCGACCAACCTGTACGAGGGGCTCTTCACGGCGTATGCGCTCGCCGAGCGGCACCTCGATCCGGCCTGGCAGAACCGCGTGATCTTCCTTTCCGACGGCGTGGCTACGGCGGGGCTCACGTCGCCTCAGCGGCTCGTGTCGCTCGCGGCCGGGTACGCGGAGAAGGGGATCGGCCTCACGGCCGTCGGCGTCGGGGCCGAGTTCGACGTCGACGCGATGCGCGGGATCAGCGAGGTCGGCGCGGGCAACTTCTACTTCCTCGAGGACCCGAAGGCGGTGGAGGAGGTCTTCGCCGAGGAGGTGAAGACGTTCCTCGTGCCCCTGGCGCTCGACGTGGAGCTCGACGTCGCCGTGGGCGACGGCTACGTCGTGCGCGGCGCGTACGGCACGAACGGCTGGCAGGGCGGCGAGCGCGGCGGCGCCGTGCACATCCCGAGCCTCTTCCTCGCCGGCCGGACGAGCGCCGCGGAGCCCGTCGGCTCCGGCCGGCGCGGCGGCGGAGGCGCCATCCTGCTCGAGCTCGTGCCGAAGCCCGACCAGCGAGGCGTCGAGGAGCCGCGCGCCGTGGGCAGCCTCGCGCTGTCGTGGCGGCACCCGCTGACGGGCGAGGCGCACGCGCAGGAGGTCGACATCGAGGCGCCGAGCGCGCCCGACGCGCCGCCGGAGGCCGGCTATTTCTCCGGCGACACCGTCGAGAAGGGCTTCGTGATGCTGAACCTCTTCGCCGGGCTCAAGCTCGCCGCCCAGCTCGCCGCGGACGCCGACCCCCGCACCGCGCGGCGCACGCTCGAGGCGCTGCGGCCGAACGTCGAGGCGTGGCTCGCGGATCATCCGGACCCCGACGTCGAGGACGACCTGCGCTACGTCGATCTGTTCATCGAGAACCTCATCAGGGCGGAGGCGAACGTGCAGCCCTACACGCCGGCGGATCCGCCGAACCCCTGGCCCGCGGACTGA
- a CDS encoding Maf family protein, protein MFPVVLASTSPFRRALLDRLGLAYEAVAPAFEEIAPEGMSPLACARLFAEGKALSLTPAREGAVIIGADQALELDGELLRKPASLDEAADQLGRLAGRVHALHTAVAVHAPPAVPLAAGEPRTLAEIVTVELRVRPLGRAQIRRYVELDRPIGSAGGYLFERHGPWLFDDVRHADEAAIVGLPLVPLCRLLRRFGVDLLDPPARA, encoded by the coding sequence ATGTTCCCGGTTGTCCTCGCCTCCACGTCGCCCTTTCGGAGGGCGCTCCTCGATCGCCTCGGGCTCGCGTACGAGGCCGTCGCGCCGGCCTTCGAGGAGATCGCGCCCGAGGGGATGTCGCCCCTCGCGTGCGCCCGCCTCTTCGCGGAGGGGAAGGCGCTGAGCCTCACGCCCGCGCGGGAGGGCGCCGTGATCATCGGCGCCGATCAGGCGCTCGAGCTCGATGGGGAGCTCCTCCGCAAGCCGGCCTCGCTCGACGAGGCGGCAGACCAGCTCGGGCGGCTCGCGGGGCGCGTCCACGCGCTCCACACCGCCGTCGCGGTGCACGCGCCGCCGGCGGTGCCGCTCGCGGCCGGCGAGCCGCGGACGCTGGCCGAGATCGTCACGGTGGAGCTCCGCGTCCGCCCCCTCGGCCGCGCGCAGATCCGCCGCTATGTCGAGCTGGATCGGCCGATCGGCAGCGCGGGAGGGTACCTCTTCGAGAGGCACGGACCGTGGCTGTTCGACGACGTGCGCCACGCCGACGAGGCGGCCATCGTGGGGCTGCCGCTCGTCCCGCTCTGCCGCCTGCTGCGCCGCTTCGGGGTCGATCTGCTCGACCCGCCCGCGCGCGCGTGA
- a CDS encoding bifunctional alpha,alpha-trehalose-phosphate synthase (UDP-forming)/trehalose-phosphatase has translation MSRLLIVSNRLPVTVHADQGDVSVVPSAGGLVTALRGPHERHGGLWLGWPGDLAQLTEEQRREVEERLDQLGAVPVHLTSAEVSRYYDGFSNSVLWPLFHYLVEKLHLDARQDWESYREVNERFADAIASRYRPGDRVWIHDYQLTLVPAMLRRRIPDARIGFFLHIPFPAAEVFRILPWREQVLRGMLGADVVGFHTTAYRYHFVYSAARVLGLDPDLETLAYEGRRVRLGAYPVSIDVDEFVRLARDEEVRAEARRIRESAKGRKIVLGVDRLDYTKGIPRRMLAIERFLEREPELRSKVRFIQLAVPTREKVDAYADFRRVVNELVGRINGSYGTLDDIPIHFLHRSMPMAGVVALYLAADVMMVTPLRDGMNLVCKEYVASRIDDTGALVLSEFAGAAAELIEALQVNPHDIDAVASTIQRALVMSPSEQRVRMQALRRRVVTHDAHRWSHRFLNDLERASGAAPAVGAVRRPEGAPQGSTIASALSAPSLIVMLDYDGTLVPLEAMPELAQPDEALVAELRELAARPRTQVHVVSGRPREDLERWLGELPISLHAEHGFFSRAAPGEPWVALREAALDWKPRVRDILQGFVDRTAGSFIEEKMVSIAWHYRAADPELASQTAREVPLELGEALREHDLELIPGRKVLEVRLRGVNKGVIVPRVLATMGPDAVVIALGDDRTDEDLFAALPPTALTIHVGGGESSAAFQLPDPASARRLLRALVA, from the coding sequence ATGTCCCGCCTGCTCATCGTCTCGAACCGCCTCCCCGTGACCGTCCACGCCGATCAGGGGGACGTCTCCGTCGTCCCCTCGGCGGGCGGCCTCGTGACCGCGCTACGTGGCCCCCACGAGCGGCACGGCGGCCTCTGGCTCGGATGGCCGGGCGACCTCGCGCAGCTCACCGAAGAGCAGCGCCGAGAGGTCGAGGAGCGGCTCGATCAGCTCGGCGCGGTCCCGGTGCACCTCACGTCGGCCGAGGTGAGCCGCTACTACGACGGCTTCTCGAACAGCGTCCTGTGGCCGCTGTTCCACTACCTCGTCGAGAAGCTGCACCTCGACGCCCGGCAGGACTGGGAGAGCTACCGCGAGGTGAACGAGCGCTTCGCCGACGCCATCGCCTCCCGGTACAGGCCGGGCGACAGGGTGTGGATCCACGACTACCAGCTCACGCTCGTGCCGGCGATGCTGCGGAGGCGCATCCCCGACGCGCGGATCGGCTTCTTCCTGCACATCCCGTTCCCCGCGGCCGAGGTCTTCCGGATCCTGCCCTGGAGGGAGCAGGTGCTGCGCGGCATGCTCGGCGCCGACGTCGTCGGGTTTCACACGACGGCCTATCGGTACCACTTCGTCTACTCCGCCGCGCGCGTGCTCGGGCTCGATCCCGATCTGGAGACGCTCGCGTACGAGGGGCGGCGGGTGCGGCTCGGCGCGTATCCGGTCAGCATCGACGTCGACGAGTTCGTGCGGCTCGCGCGGGACGAGGAGGTCCGCGCCGAGGCGCGGCGCATCCGCGAGAGCGCCAAGGGCCGGAAGATCGTGCTCGGCGTCGATCGGCTCGACTACACGAAGGGCATCCCGCGGCGCATGCTCGCCATCGAGCGCTTCCTGGAGCGCGAGCCCGAGCTCCGGAGCAAGGTCCGGTTCATCCAGCTCGCGGTGCCGACGCGCGAGAAGGTCGACGCCTACGCCGACTTCCGGCGCGTCGTGAACGAGCTCGTCGGCCGCATCAACGGCAGCTACGGGACGCTCGACGACATCCCGATCCACTTCCTGCACCGGTCGATGCCCATGGCCGGGGTCGTCGCGCTCTACCTCGCGGCCGACGTGATGATGGTGACGCCGCTGCGCGACGGGATGAACCTCGTTTGCAAGGAGTACGTGGCCTCGCGGATCGACGACACCGGCGCGCTCGTGCTGAGCGAGTTCGCGGGCGCGGCCGCCGAGCTGATCGAGGCGCTCCAGGTCAACCCGCACGACATCGACGCGGTGGCGTCGACGATCCAGCGGGCGCTGGTCATGTCGCCGTCCGAGCAGCGCGTCCGGATGCAGGCGCTCCGCCGCCGCGTCGTGACGCACGACGCGCACCGCTGGTCGCACCGCTTCCTGAACGATCTCGAGCGCGCGAGCGGCGCGGCGCCCGCGGTGGGGGCCGTCCGGCGGCCTGAAGGCGCGCCCCAGGGGAGCACGATCGCGAGCGCGCTCAGCGCGCCGTCGCTGATCGTGATGCTCGACTACGACGGCACGCTGGTCCCGCTCGAGGCCATGCCCGAGCTCGCTCAGCCGGACGAGGCGCTCGTCGCCGAGCTGCGCGAGCTCGCGGCGCGCCCGCGGACGCAGGTGCACGTGGTGAGCGGCCGGCCGCGCGAGGACCTCGAGCGGTGGCTGGGCGAGCTGCCCATCAGCCTCCACGCGGAGCACGGGTTCTTCTCCCGCGCCGCGCCCGGCGAGCCCTGGGTGGCGCTCCGCGAGGCCGCGCTCGACTGGAAGCCGAGGGTCCGCGACATCCTGCAGGGATTCGTCGACCGCACGGCGGGCAGCTTCATCGAGGAGAAGATGGTGTCGATCGCGTGGCACTACCGGGCCGCCGACCCGGAGCTCGCCAGCCAGACGGCCCGCGAGGTGCCCCTGGAGCTCGGCGAGGCGCTGCGCGAGCACGATCTCGAGCTCATCCCGGGCCGCAAGGTGCTGGAGGTGCGGCTCCGCGGGGTCAACAAGGGGGTGATCGTGCCGCGGGTGCTCGCGACGATGGGGCCCGACGCGGTGGTGATCGCGCTCGGCGACGACAGGACCGACGAGGATCTGTTCGCGGCGCTCCCCCCGACCGCCCTCACGATCCACGTGGGCGGCGGGGAGAGCTCCGCGGCGTTTCAGCTGCCCGACCCGGCCTCGGCGCGTCGCTTGCTGCGCGCGCTCGTGGCCTGA
- a CDS encoding tetratricopeptide repeat protein — MRPDRAVLRWWRGREYRRLLDVAASELAGSRHADAEATCARALRIAEEIYGEGDAELTAPLYALSSARLAQGRLDEARASSARAIAIAEAAASTDPPLPRLLEQLAAILERQGELEDVEALFRRMLAGYERMRDPDPIELSALLNRLGLLLGRRGARAEAAPLFRRAIALREGALGARHALVAEALYNAATFLELEEDLPTAEREVMLRRALEIAEAGAGVEGALLASILHNLAAAREALGDAAEAAALYERALAAREALAGAAHPSLRPTLVRLAQVHHAAGRLSTALPLYERALALAEAELGVDHPVATAIEAWMAEARSRS; from the coding sequence ATGCGACCGGATCGCGCCGTGCTGCGCTGGTGGAGGGGGAGAGAGTACCGGCGCCTACTCGACGTGGCCGCGTCCGAGCTCGCCGGCTCGCGCCACGCCGACGCGGAGGCGACGTGCGCGCGGGCGCTCCGGATCGCCGAGGAGATCTACGGTGAGGGGGACGCCGAGCTGACGGCGCCGCTCTACGCGCTGAGCTCGGCCCGGCTCGCGCAGGGGCGGCTGGACGAGGCGCGCGCGAGCTCCGCGAGGGCGATCGCCATCGCCGAGGCGGCGGCGAGCACCGATCCCCCGCTGCCGAGGCTGCTCGAGCAGCTGGCCGCCATCCTCGAGCGGCAGGGCGAGCTCGAGGACGTCGAGGCGCTGTTCCGCCGGATGCTCGCGGGCTACGAGCGGATGCGCGACCCCGACCCCATCGAGCTGTCGGCGCTGCTGAACCGGCTCGGCCTGCTGCTCGGCAGGCGGGGGGCCCGCGCCGAGGCGGCGCCGCTCTTCCGGCGGGCGATCGCGCTGCGGGAGGGGGCGCTCGGTGCCCGTCACGCGCTCGTCGCAGAGGCGCTCTACAACGCCGCCACGTTCCTGGAGCTGGAAGAGGACCTCCCGACCGCCGAGCGGGAGGTGATGCTCCGGAGGGCGCTCGAGATCGCCGAGGCGGGGGCGGGCGTGGAGGGGGCGCTCCTCGCGTCGATCCTGCACAACCTGGCGGCCGCGCGGGAGGCGCTCGGGGACGCGGCCGAGGCGGCGGCGCTGTACGAGCGCGCGCTCGCCGCGCGGGAGGCGCTGGCCGGGGCCGCCCACCCGTCGCTCCGGCCCACGCTGGTCCGGCTCGCGCAGGTCCACCACGCCGCGGGGCGGCTGTCCACGGCGCTGCCGTTGTACGAGCGGGCGCTCGCGCTCGCCGAGGCGGAGCTCGGGGTGGATCACCCGGTGGCCACGGCGATCGAGGCCTGGATGGCAGAGGCGCGGAGCCGGAGCTGA
- a CDS encoding WD40/YVTN/BNR-like repeat-containing protein, with translation MRSSPPRAVRPGSRPARAVALASAARAVALAAALVAMALPSPAAANGVFPSADQIVFDPADPARAVARMTYGLLTTRDGGASWRWICEGAVGYDDAGGQSPPIAAAASGRVLAALTDGIAVGTEGGCVWARARGAELAGREVIDLSVRRGDPSHVVAVAAGTRHGLWASRDGGATWTSAGTPLPEGFLARTVDVAPSDPRRVYVSGLASEGGSVKGVIARSADGGETWQTAAVPGSTTSREPYIAGVDPRDADVLYVRIASAPGRLFVSMDGGATFAPVFATEGFVRAFAISPDGATVAVGSDIDGVFRAASSTLAFERVSSVAPRCFAWTDSGLYACASEFVDGFTIGRSLDGGATFEPLLQQACIRGPLDCAASTAVGAVCPTDWPRIALMTGHRDCTSDAGPAAAGSGTSAGATGAGGASGVGGATAASGGGDRASAAGAGGAPDVPDGGAPPSGGARPSEEGCSCRTGGAEDGRAGALAAACLAAVAAARRRSRRAGVAARGALG, from the coding sequence ATGCGCTCGTCTCCCCCGCGCGCCGTGAGGCCGGGATCTCGCCCGGCGCGCGCCGTCGCGCTCGCCTCCGCGGCGCGCGCCGTCGCGCTCGCCGCCGCGCTCGTCGCCATGGCGCTCCCCTCCCCTGCCGCTGCGAACGGCGTCTTTCCCTCGGCGGACCAGATCGTGTTCGACCCGGCGGATCCAGCGCGCGCCGTCGCCCGGATGACGTACGGCCTGCTGACCACGCGGGACGGGGGCGCGAGCTGGCGCTGGATCTGCGAGGGCGCTGTCGGGTACGACGACGCGGGCGGCCAATCCCCGCCCATCGCCGCGGCAGCGAGCGGCCGAGTGCTCGCCGCGCTGACCGACGGGATCGCGGTCGGCACCGAGGGCGGCTGCGTTTGGGCGCGCGCGCGCGGCGCCGAGCTCGCGGGGCGGGAGGTGATCGATCTCTCGGTCCGGCGGGGCGATCCGTCGCACGTCGTCGCGGTGGCCGCCGGGACCAGGCACGGCCTCTGGGCGTCGCGCGACGGCGGCGCGACCTGGACCAGCGCGGGGACGCCGCTCCCGGAGGGCTTTCTGGCGCGGACGGTCGACGTCGCGCCCTCGGATCCGCGGCGGGTCTACGTGAGCGGCCTCGCGAGCGAGGGCGGCTCGGTCAAGGGGGTGATCGCGCGCTCGGCCGACGGCGGGGAGACGTGGCAGACCGCGGCGGTGCCGGGGAGCACGACGTCGCGCGAGCCTTACATCGCCGGGGTCGATCCGCGCGACGCCGACGTGCTGTACGTGCGGATCGCGAGCGCGCCGGGGCGCCTGTTCGTCTCGATGGACGGCGGGGCGACGTTCGCGCCCGTGTTCGCGACCGAGGGCTTCGTGCGCGCGTTCGCGATCTCGCCGGACGGCGCGACGGTGGCGGTGGGGAGCGACATCGACGGCGTCTTCCGCGCGGCCTCGTCGACGCTGGCGTTCGAGCGCGTCTCGAGCGTCGCGCCGCGCTGCTTCGCCTGGACGGATTCCGGCCTCTACGCGTGCGCGAGCGAGTTCGTGGACGGCTTCACGATCGGCCGCTCGCTCGACGGCGGCGCGACGTTCGAGCCGCTGCTCCAGCAGGCATGCATCCGTGGTCCTCTGGATTGCGCGGCGAGCACGGCGGTCGGAGCGGTCTGCCCGACCGACTGGCCGAGGATCGCGCTGATGACGGGCCACCGGGACTGCACGTCGGACGCCGGCCCAGCCGCGGCCGGTAGCGGCACGAGCGCCGGCGCGACCGGCGCCGGCGGAGCGTCCGGCGTCGGCGGGGCAACGGCGGCGAGCGGCGGCGGAGATCGGGCGAGCGCCGCAGGCGCGGGTGGAGCGCCCGATGTACCAGACGGCGGGGCGCCGCCTTCCGGTGGGGCGCGACCGAGCGAAGAGGGCTGCAGCTGCCGCACCGGCGGCGCGGAGGACGGTCGGGCCGGCGCGCTTGCCGCCGCGTGCCTGGCGGCGGTCGCGGCGGCGCGGCGGAGATCTCGACGCGCTGGCGTCGCCGCACGAGGCGCGCTCGGCTGA
- a CDS encoding serine/threonine protein kinase, with the protein MSGANENVVDEVARSEPIDPLLGKVLNGKFKILSQLATGGMGTIYRGEQIPLGRPVAIKVLIPNQASRQLDPNFHKRFFLEASILARLQHPNIVTVFDYGRIEADDQDRFFMAMEFLEGETLFRRVRRQGRLPPPEAMRIARQIARGLREAHKHGVVHRDLKPSNVMLVSNEDAEEAVKILDFGLVKQLGDDSEELTQQGAFLGSPRFMSPEQISHGKVDLRTDIYSLGVILYQMLCGKVPFESEKSIQILMAHLQQPVPRMKERNPDVDIPEPLEALVMRCLAKDPDGRPATMDALIQGLGECARGMGVTTAFGGTQITSFESLPGVQISSRSSTVQALKDAVTLPAPSSDDDPSGRTSGVGSGPGAAATAAGASKGATGAQEAPSGGGRKAVIFAAIGAVVVAAGAFALTRKPAQNSEATPEVATAPTTAPAATGTPSEHKGAPSFMLIIESIPAGAEVLEDGKSLGQTPLQLSIANDEVRASPRRLTLQKEGFQPYSIVQGPSEMSVQTVARLAQVAAPAKTDDAPSNTSSGGRRNWGRPVRPAAPTATSKPNPPENTAPSIRIDR; encoded by the coding sequence ATGAGTGGTGCCAACGAAAACGTCGTCGATGAAGTAGCGCGCAGCGAGCCGATCGATCCGTTGCTCGGAAAGGTGCTCAACGGAAAGTTCAAGATCCTTTCCCAGCTCGCGACCGGCGGCATGGGCACGATCTATCGCGGCGAGCAGATCCCGCTCGGGCGCCCGGTGGCGATCAAGGTCTTGATCCCGAACCAGGCCTCGCGGCAGCTCGACCCGAACTTCCACAAGCGCTTCTTCCTCGAGGCGAGCATCCTCGCGCGCCTCCAGCACCCGAACATCGTCACCGTCTTCGACTACGGCCGCATCGAGGCCGATGATCAGGACCGGTTCTTCATGGCGATGGAGTTCCTCGAGGGCGAGACGCTCTTCCGGCGCGTGCGCCGGCAGGGGCGCCTGCCGCCGCCCGAGGCGATGCGCATCGCGCGGCAGATCGCGCGCGGGCTGCGCGAGGCGCACAAGCACGGCGTCGTCCACCGCGACCTCAAGCCGTCGAACGTCATGCTCGTCTCCAACGAGGACGCGGAGGAGGCGGTCAAGATCCTCGACTTCGGCCTCGTGAAGCAGCTCGGCGACGACTCGGAAGAGCTCACGCAGCAGGGCGCGTTCCTGGGCTCGCCCCGCTTCATGTCGCCGGAGCAGATCTCGCACGGCAAGGTTGACCTCAGGACCGACATCTACTCGCTCGGCGTCATCCTCTACCAGATGCTCTGCGGGAAGGTCCCGTTCGAGTCCGAGAAGTCGATCCAGATCCTGATGGCGCACCTCCAGCAGCCGGTGCCGCGCATGAAGGAGCGGAACCCGGACGTCGACATCCCGGAGCCGCTCGAGGCGCTCGTGATGCGCTGTCTCGCGAAGGATCCGGACGGCCGGCCCGCGACGATGGACGCCCTCATCCAGGGCCTCGGCGAGTGCGCCCGCGGCATGGGCGTGACGACCGCGTTCGGCGGCACGCAGATCACCTCGTTCGAGTCGCTGCCCGGCGTGCAGATCTCGTCGCGTTCGTCCACGGTGCAAGCGCTCAAGGACGCGGTGACGCTCCCCGCGCCGTCGAGCGATGACGATCCGAGCGGGCGCACCTCCGGCGTCGGCTCGGGCCCGGGCGCCGCCGCGACCGCGGCGGGCGCGTCCAAGGGCGCGACCGGCGCGCAGGAAGCGCCCTCCGGCGGCGGGCGCAAGGCGGTGATCTTCGCCGCCATTGGCGCGGTCGTCGTGGCGGCGGGCGCGTTCGCGCTGACCCGCAAGCCCGCGCAGAACAGCGAGGCCACGCCCGAGGTCGCGACCGCGCCGACGACCGCGCCCGCGGCGACCGGCACGCCCAGCGAACACAAGGGCGCGCCCTCGTTCATGCTGATCATCGAGTCGATCCCGGCGGGCGCCGAGGTCCTGGAGGACGGGAAATCGCTCGGGCAGACGCCGCTCCAGCTCTCGATCGCGAACGACGAGGTGCGCGCGTCGCCTCGCCGGCTGACCCTGCAGAAGGAAGGCTTCCAGCCCTACTCCATCGTGCAGGGGCCGTCGGAGATGTCCGTGCAGACGGTCGCACGGCTCGCGCAGGTGGCCGCGCCCGCGAAGACCGACGACGCGCCGTCGAACACGAGCTCGGGCGGCAGGCGAAACTGGGGCCGCCCCGTTCGCCCCGCAGCGCCCACGGCCACGTCGAAGCCCAACCCTCCGGAGAACACGGCGCCGTCGATCCGGATCGACCGGTAG